A single genomic interval of Fretibacterium sp. OH1220_COT-178 harbors:
- a CDS encoding DUF1294 domain-containing protein: MKKLSYTKFYLSLAVIAGLLAAAAIRALGWNPAPYALWLISTSLVSFALYGYDKFQGSHGGGRIPEAVLHLLALSGGFAGGWLGRVLFRHKTRKTRFLFILILATLLHAVPILRMVRG, encoded by the coding sequence GTGAAAAAACTCTCCTACACGAAGTTCTACCTGTCCTTGGCCGTTATCGCCGGACTCCTGGCAGCCGCGGCGATCCGGGCTCTGGGCTGGAACCCCGCTCCCTACGCCCTGTGGCTCATAAGCACAAGCCTCGTGTCCTTTGCCCTCTATGGCTACGACAAGTTCCAAGGCAGCCATGGAGGAGGGCGAATCCCCGAGGCGGTGCTGCACCTGCTCGCACTCTCCGGAGGATTCGCCGGAGGGTGGCTGGGCCGTGTTCTGTTTCGGCACAAGACCCGCAAGACGCGCTTTCTTTTCATCCTCATCCTGGCCACCCTTCTGCACGCCGTCCCCATCCTCCGGATGGTTCGTGGCTGA
- a CDS encoding MurR/RpiR family transcriptional regulator: MNGKKRRNRNVLVLIRTNYNILSTSQKKVADYVLANPELVMTTSLVDLAEGGNVSEPTVFRFLRKLGYDSYQVFRVDLAQTLAEGKDDNFYSEINEQDDAGEIRDKVLAFTANCFNDGKQIISAESLKTAANMIEKSEHIVTIGVGASYCMAYDLYHKLMRLGISSQVTNDTHIMNILCSRLTENDMLICFSHSGESREILEALRIAKKGGAGTVAVTSYKNSTATVLADCSILSSSYETHYRADSMTSRILQLGIIDMLYILLVLHDRDKRQAEINRSRLAVARNKT; this comes from the coding sequence ATGAATGGGAAAAAAAGGCGAAACAGGAACGTCCTCGTTCTGATACGGACGAACTACAATATTCTTTCGACCTCGCAGAAAAAAGTCGCGGACTATGTGCTCGCCAACCCAGAGCTGGTCATGACGACCTCGCTCGTGGATTTGGCCGAAGGAGGCAACGTCAGCGAGCCGACCGTATTTCGTTTCCTGAGAAAGCTTGGTTATGATTCCTATCAGGTTTTTCGTGTGGATCTGGCCCAGACGCTGGCGGAGGGCAAGGACGACAATTTCTACTCCGAGATCAACGAACAGGACGACGCGGGAGAAATTCGGGACAAGGTCCTGGCCTTTACGGCAAACTGCTTCAACGACGGCAAACAGATCATCAGCGCCGAATCGCTGAAAACCGCGGCCAATATGATCGAAAAAAGCGAGCATATCGTCACGATTGGCGTTGGAGCTTCCTACTGCATGGCTTACGACTTGTACCATAAGCTCATGCGCCTTGGGATATCCAGCCAGGTGACGAACGACACCCATATAATGAATATCCTGTGCTCCAGGCTCACGGAGAACGATATGCTGATCTGCTTTTCCCACTCCGGGGAGAGCCGGGAAATTTTAGAAGCACTCAGGATTGCCAAGAAGGGCGGTGCAGGCACCGTGGCCGTCACCAGCTACAAAAACTCCACGGCTACGGTCCTGGCGGACTGCTCCATCCTGAGCTCCTCCTACGAGACGCATTATCGTGCAGATTCAATGACATCGCGTATTTTACAGCTTGGCATCATCGATATGCTCTACATCCTGCTGGTCCTCCACGATCGGGATAAAAGGCAGGCGGAAATCAACAGGTCGCGTCTTGCGGTGGCAAGAAACAAAACGTGA
- a CDS encoding PD-(D/E)XK nuclease family protein — protein sequence MRVLSYRRVSELDRLMREFIPLGEDVRFLVPSRRDRSWWLDRSGNGEFGLAEVPTDVLWNWQDLYEDVAAFTEGRRLRPIDPPDHRLILSRLLGDLLKEEPKLLTLWPGLGRKGFLDILSEDIRELLNEAILPEQTEAGLPEDNPTSQVLPRLYRSYLKYLEDNGLMDSAQICTATLSLLESSSLPWGSDFALVLTGFLSFTQAQVRLVRKLNDRCREVIVLKPEADLPHFHDAARQLEKLTWEEEPRRVPGRILRMRTTESELEAEAAARALALWSAGRGPLSSERDFPGFGAVGIMLPSDGEEAVSEALTRYAVPHSAAQGISVDRTLPGRVLSAMWVLRSQGFRTYDTALFLAQPCFTGEEFSVAEALKAGPYGLAGWKAYLGEKTPLKDGRRERRSSALRALLATERFCRVLARGAPPPDLMEAFHKFLCEKGLWLDRLKALPLSYPELDETIRTTASAVDSVREKALALRELLPDIGPLGRQALKGEDAAEFLQIWCRETRIRPTPPLAGAVTLHTGPPPVLASYPVWIMLGVSQRDWPGRIAGSPLLGGPERERLAEAEAWLPSIQDKHLQREALFRRLILTGEEMTILSKAEADDNGRPIPETPFLDRFMADMGDWALRTLPVEGIDILLPTDGHAFEDVDAPLDERARRFDPVAGSCGRMEERPLTLAVSDLQTLLECPLRYWLQRRARLRERPLGLVSAADWGALTHKFWERVWRRFDERREGFLEIADAEWRALSAVDTEYTAYAPMIRDRRLGRRREILRLRVMRLAVLQARILERLAQAGFRHRAILLEEDAELLCELEGVRFSGRCDRVEILEGRDGALRAVITDYKTGRSARYEEGLSGLERYPWHDGGLDRFLRGLQLSSYALMYARQHSDAVLAGVCLLGHQDGGLAGTFSEELRGPCTAELRGEKKGNRCTLEERQEEARYAMVCAARILGEGRFAPFYGAPSCRYCGMKSVCRRGETVGEALGPEEDPDE from the coding sequence ATGCGCGTGCTCTCCTACCGCAGGGTCTCCGAGCTCGACCGGCTGATGCGGGAGTTCATCCCCTTGGGGGAGGACGTTCGCTTTCTCGTCCCCTCGAGACGGGACCGAAGCTGGTGGCTGGACCGGTCTGGCAACGGAGAGTTCGGACTCGCCGAAGTGCCGACGGATGTCCTGTGGAACTGGCAGGACCTCTATGAGGATGTCGCCGCCTTTACCGAGGGACGGCGTCTGCGTCCCATCGATCCGCCCGACCACCGGCTGATCCTGAGTCGCCTTCTGGGCGACCTCCTGAAGGAGGAACCCAAGCTCCTGACCCTCTGGCCCGGGCTTGGCCGGAAGGGTTTTCTGGACATTCTCTCGGAGGACATCAGGGAGCTGCTCAATGAGGCCATCCTTCCGGAACAGACGGAAGCCGGCCTGCCCGAGGACAACCCTACGTCGCAGGTCCTCCCCCGCCTCTATCGGAGCTATCTGAAGTACCTGGAGGACAACGGTCTGATGGACAGCGCACAGATCTGTACCGCCACCCTGAGCCTTCTGGAGTCCTCCTCCCTGCCCTGGGGGTCGGATTTCGCGCTCGTCCTCACAGGTTTTCTCTCCTTCACCCAGGCCCAGGTGCGTCTGGTCCGGAAGCTGAACGACCGATGCCGGGAGGTGATCGTGCTGAAGCCCGAGGCGGACCTCCCCCATTTTCACGACGCCGCCCGCCAGCTGGAGAAACTCACCTGGGAAGAGGAACCCCGGCGCGTGCCGGGACGCATCCTCCGGATGCGGACCACGGAGAGCGAACTCGAGGCAGAGGCCGCAGCCCGTGCTCTGGCCCTATGGAGCGCCGGACGAGGTCCATTGTCCTCGGAACGGGATTTTCCCGGCTTTGGGGCCGTCGGCATCATGCTGCCCTCGGACGGCGAGGAGGCCGTATCCGAGGCGCTGACCCGCTATGCCGTTCCTCATAGCGCAGCTCAGGGGATATCCGTCGACCGGACCCTGCCCGGCCGGGTGCTCTCGGCGATGTGGGTGCTTCGAAGCCAGGGCTTTCGCACCTACGACACCGCCCTTTTCCTGGCCCAGCCCTGCTTCACCGGCGAGGAGTTCTCCGTCGCCGAGGCCCTGAAGGCCGGACCGTACGGTCTGGCCGGATGGAAGGCCTATCTGGGGGAGAAGACCCCCTTGAAGGATGGGCGGAGAGAAAGACGCTCCTCCGCCCTTCGGGCTCTGCTGGCCACTGAGCGGTTCTGCAGGGTGTTGGCCCGCGGAGCCCCCCCGCCGGATCTGATGGAGGCCTTCCATAAATTTCTGTGCGAAAAGGGGCTATGGCTCGATCGCCTGAAGGCACTGCCCTTGAGCTATCCCGAGCTGGACGAGACCATCCGCACGACGGCCTCCGCCGTGGACTCCGTTCGAGAGAAGGCCCTGGCGCTTCGGGAGCTTCTGCCGGACATCGGCCCCTTGGGCAGGCAGGCCCTCAAAGGCGAAGATGCCGCCGAATTCCTTCAGATCTGGTGCCGGGAAACCCGTATTCGCCCGACGCCCCCCCTTGCGGGAGCCGTGACGCTCCATACGGGTCCCCCTCCGGTTCTGGCCTCCTATCCCGTATGGATCATGCTCGGCGTCTCCCAGAGGGACTGGCCGGGCCGTATCGCAGGTTCGCCGCTCCTGGGCGGCCCCGAGCGGGAACGACTCGCCGAGGCGGAGGCCTGGCTTCCCTCCATCCAGGACAAACACCTCCAAAGGGAGGCCCTCTTTCGCCGTTTGATCCTGACGGGCGAGGAGATGACGATTCTCTCAAAGGCCGAGGCGGACGACAACGGACGTCCCATTCCGGAGACCCCTTTTCTGGATCGCTTCATGGCGGACATGGGGGACTGGGCTTTGAGGACCCTGCCCGTCGAGGGAATCGACATCCTTCTGCCGACCGACGGACACGCCTTCGAGGATGTCGATGCACCGCTCGATGAACGCGCTCGACGCTTTGACCCCGTCGCCGGATCCTGCGGCCGGATGGAGGAGCGTCCTCTCACGCTCGCGGTCAGCGACCTCCAGACGCTCCTCGAGTGTCCCCTGCGCTACTGGCTGCAGCGCAGAGCACGATTGAGGGAACGGCCCCTGGGCCTCGTCTCCGCGGCGGACTGGGGGGCCCTGACCCATAAGTTCTGGGAACGGGTCTGGAGGCGCTTCGACGAGCGGCGCGAGGGCTTTTTGGAGATTGCCGACGCGGAGTGGAGGGCCCTCTCGGCGGTGGACACGGAGTACACGGCGTACGCTCCGATGATTCGGGACCGGCGTCTCGGCCGCAGAAGGGAGATCCTGAGGCTTCGGGTGATGCGTCTGGCGGTGCTGCAAGCCCGTATTCTCGAACGGCTGGCGCAAGCCGGGTTCCGACACCGGGCCATCCTGCTGGAGGAGGATGCGGAGCTGCTCTGCGAGTTGGAAGGGGTCCGCTTCTCCGGCCGGTGCGACCGCGTGGAAATTCTGGAGGGACGCGACGGCGCCCTTCGGGCCGTCATCACGGACTACAAGACGGGACGAAGTGCGAGGTACGAGGAAGGACTTTCGGGGCTTGAACGCTACCCCTGGCACGACGGCGGCCTGGACCGATTTCTCCGTGGACTCCAGCTGTCGTCCTATGCCTTGATGTACGCCCGGCAGCATTCGGACGCCGTGCTTGCCGGTGTCTGCCTTTTGGGACATCAGGACGGAGGGCTTGCCGGCACCTTTTCCGAGGAGCTCCGGGGCCCCTGCACGGCGGAGCTGCGGGGAGAAAAGAAGGGCAACCGCTGTACCCTGGAAGAACGGCAGGAGGAGGCCCGCTACGCGATGGTTTGCGCCGCCCGGATACTCGGGGAAGGCCGTTTTGCCCCGTTTTACGGCGCACCCTCCTGCCGCTACTGCGGCATGAAGAGCGTCTGCCGCAGGGGAGAGACCGTCGGCGAGGCCCTGGGTCCCGAGGAGGATCCGGACGAATGA